One window from the genome of Nicotiana tomentosiformis chromosome 5, ASM39032v3, whole genome shotgun sequence encodes:
- the LOC104094961 gene encoding protein TONSOKU isoform X1 codes for MGKNDTQNQLIVAKRAYKSAKEEGNHSEEAKWANVIGDILKNRGEYIEALRWLRIDYEISLKYLPEKQLLPSCQSLGEVYLRIQDYKHALTFQKKHLELAKDENDLIEQQRASTQLGRTYHEIFLKSEDDHDSVRNARKYFKLALALAKTLKKNLRSSKHSFVKEYIDAYNNIGMLEVDLDNLEEAEKVLSEGLEICDEEEVGEDDDGRSRLHHNLGNVYTELRKWNKAREHIEKDILICHRIGHCQGEAKGYINLGELHYRVQKYDEAMKCYEWALRLAKSMEDEDALISQANQNIEIVKEACQVMDEIKKEEQNLKKLAREMEIARGTEGERKCLLQQNLSLDHLIEKSSAIFAWLKHHTYAKKKKQIASELCDKEKLSDSFLAIGESYQKLREFDKALKWYNKSLDTYRAIGNLEGQALAKINIGNVLDSNGNWGGALAAFEEGYRIAIQAKKPSIQLSALENMHYSQMIRFDNVEEARGLQSSIDKLKKSKVGDLEAQYIAGDCCSESETEVGDQSPITSYDSISPKTAKLGFKISKSHGSEDELNEDMPLISLVRPKRNLAKFKPAHVETTIASTELPNSSSPSMSRPAGSQAVGRKRVRLVLSDDEGDNEDVYSSSRIISTPLEGEMGHCSRRTSHKCSVENVATSDQFKDTNYQCSPHGLKDVSPVGSRCVVSACTPVNLEESTCSDKSRTPELGSRDDNDFTYSSTKTSAPKFSFGACGRKLDADVSGNDNISDLTLHACGEHCQHILFRIGNNLVHVKWDSGNAGTLLNLEQMKVEVACLYYLQLPAEERSKGLVPVIQHMMHDGRLIESLEAVSILNDNMAGKACIEVSIDAVWVPKHLMKLYIDCCEELSQPPLLKVLKMLYNQEVSEDEIVVSDCELQDISVAPLINALYVHKTFAVLDLSHNLLGNGTMEKLKRVFTSSGQNYGGLTLDLHCNRLGSTALFQICECHVLYARLEVLNISGNRLTDACASYLSAILQNCKALYSLNIEQCSITSRTIQKVADSLTSGSALTHLSLGRNHPIAANAVINLLVTLTNLKRFQELSLKGIKLSKPVIESLCQLVKSSSLSGLLLGSTSIGPDGMLKLMQSLSTESQELKLDVSSCGLTPDCIVRLNAEFSVFNSIVELDLGGNQLKQEGGRALAAALSNSRCCLRVLLLQKCQLGLFGILLILKGLSENYYLEELNLADNANREEIHVLPHDPCSLNKCSNVFQTDAKLLDNLSEASAANAKEGCREELCTINTDDNLLEAPDSEDEQVEVDAIERATNQSCSGTSLKNHRDIESEFIQELSAAIQMAKHLLLLDLSNNGFTKELAESFYAAWASSSRSGSSQGHIEDNTIHLSVEGLKCCHLKPCCRRI; via the exons ATGGGAAAGAACGATACACAGAACCAGCTGATAGTAGCGAAGAGGGCATACAAGAGTGCGAAAGAAGAAGGGAACCATTCGGAGGAGGCGAAATGGGCAAATGTGATAGGCGATATCCTCAAGAACCGAGGAGAGTATATAGAGGCGCTTCGTTGGCTTCGAATCGACTATGAAATCTCCCTAAAGTATTTGCCCGAAAAGCAGCTTCTTCCGTCCTGTCAATCCCTCGGCGAAGTCTATCTCCGCATTCAAGACTACAAACATGCCCTCACTTTTCAG AAAAAACATTTAGAACTTGCCAAGGATGAAAATGACCTCATTGAGCAGCAAAGAGCCAGCACTCAACTAGGAAGAACATATCATGAAATTTTTCTGAAGTCGGAGGATGACCATGACTCAGTTCGAAACGCTAGAAAGTATTTCAAATTGGCACTGGCTCTTGCTAAAACACTCAAGAAGAATTTACGATCCAGCAAACATTCTTTTGTGAAGGAATACATTGATGCCTATAACAACATTGGTATGCTTGAAGTTGATCTTGATAACTTGGAGGAAGCTGAAAAAGTTCTCAGTGAAGGATTAGAAATCTGTGATGAAGAAGAAGTAGGTGAGGATGATGATGGGCGCAGCAGGCTCCATCATAACCTTGGAAACGTCTACACCGAGCTAAGAAAATGGAATAAAGCACGGGAACATATTGAGAAAGATATTCTTATTTGTCATAGGATAGGCCACTGTCAAGGGGAGGCAAAGGGATATATAAATCTTGGGGAGTTGCATTACAGGGTTCAAAAGTATGATGAGGCCATGAAATGTTATGAATGGGCTCTAAGGCTGGCCAAGTCCATGGAAGATGAAGATGCTTTGATTAGTCAAGCCAATCAAAACATTGAAATAGTGAAAGAAGCATGCCAGGTAATGGATGAgattaaaaaagaagaacaaaatctcaaaaagCTTGCTAGGGAAATGGAAATAGCTAGAGGAACAGAGGGCGAGAGGAAGTGCCTGCTGCAACAAAATTTATCCCTTGATCATCTAATAGAGAAATCAAGTGCAATCTTTGCATGGCTAAAA CATCATACATATGCCAAAAAGAAGAAGCAGATAGCAAGTGAGCTCTGTGACAAAGAGAAATTAAGCGACTCATTTCTAGCCATTGGAGAATCATACCAGAAGCTTAGGGAGTTTGACAAAGCTCTTAAATGGTACAACAAGAGCTTGGACACATACAGAGCAATTGGAAATTTGGAG GGACAAGCACTAGCAAAGATCAATATCGGAAACGTACTGGATTCTAATGGTAATTGGGGAGGTGCTTTGGCGGCTTTTGAAGAGGGTTACAG GATTGCTATTCAGGCAAAGAAGCCCTCGATTCAGTTGTCTGCTCTTGAAAATATGCACTATAGCCAGATGATCAGGTTTGATAATGTAGAAGAGGCCAG GGGGTTGCAATCGTCAATTGACAAATTGAAGAAGTCAAAAGTTGGAGATCTTGAAGCACAATATATTGCAGGGGACTGCTGTTCTGAAAGTGAAACAGAAGTTGGCGACCAATCACCAATCACGTCATATGATAGCATTTCACCAAAGACAGCTAAATTGGGTTTCAAGATATCAAAATCTCACGGCAGCGAAGATGAACTCAACGAGGATATGCCTTTGATATCGCTAGTCCGTCCCAAAAGAAATCTAGCTAAGTTCAAACCAGCTCATGTGGAAACAACTATTGCATCTACTGAGCTACCCAATTCTTCGTCCCCGAGCATGTCGAGACCTGCTGGTAGTCAAGCAGTTGGTCGTAAGCGTGTCCGTCTTGTTCTTTCTGATGATGAAGGTGACAATGAAGACGTATACAGCTCCAGCAGGATTATTTCTACTCCTCTTGAGGGTGAAATGGGTCATTGCTCAAGAAGAACCTCTCACAAGTGTTCTGTAGAAAATGTTGCTACTTCTGATCAGT TTAAAGACACAAACTATCAGTGCAGTCCTCATGGATTGAAG GATGTTTCACCAGTTGGATCACGATGTGTTGTCAGTGCTTGTACCCCTGTCAACCTTGAAGAAAGTACTTGCTCTGACAAATCTAGGACTCCTGAGTTAGGTTCACGGGATGACAATGATTTCACTTATTCAAGCACAAAAACCTCTGCTCCAAAGTTTAGCTTCGGAGCTTGTGGCAGAAAATTGGATGCAGATGTTTCTGGCAATGACAATATTTCCGATCTCACTCTGCATGCCTGTGGTGAACATTGT CAACATATTCTCTTCAGAATTGGCAACAATCTTGTACATGTAAAATGGGATTCAGGTAATGCTGGAACGTTGCTCAACTTAGAGCAAATGAAGGTTGAGGTTGCATGCTTGTACTATTTACAGCTCCCAGCTGAGGAGAGATCTAAAG GTCTAGTGCCAGTCATCCAACATATGATGCATGATGGAAGACTTATAGAATCACTGGAAGCAGTTAGTATCCTAAATGATAATATGGCTGGAAAGGCATGCATTGAAGTTTCAATTGATG CAGTATGGGTTCCAAAACATCTCATGAAACTGTATATTGATTGCTGCGAGGAGCTGTCTCAGCCACCACTCTTGAAGGTTCTTAAGATGCTGTACAATCAAGAG GTGTCGGAGGATGAAATCGTGGTGTCTGATTGCGAACTGCAAGATATATCAGTGGCACCATTAATCAATGCCCTATATGTACACAAAACTTTTGCTGTCTTGGACCTTTCTCACAATCTGTTAG GAAATGGAACGATGGAGAAGCTTAAGCGAGTATTCACCTCATCAGGGCAAAATTATGGTGGTTTAACCTTGGATTTGCACTGCAATCGACTTGGTTCCACTGCTTTATTCCAG ATTTGTGAATGCCATGTTCTATACGCCCGATTGGAAGTACTCAACATATCCGGGAACCGTCTAACTGATGCATGTGCATCATATCTTTCAGCTATCTTGCAGAATTGCAAAG CTCTTTATAGTTTAAACATTGAGCAATGTTCAATCACATCCAGAACAATTCAAAAGGTTGCTGACTCACTGACTTCTGGATCAGCGCTTACACATCTTTCTTTAG GACGCAACCACCCAATAGCTGCAAATGCCGTGATAAATCTTTTGGTTACACTTACCAACTTAAAGAG ATTTCAAGAGCTTAGTTTAAAGGGAATAAAGTTAAGCAAGCCCGTAATAGAGAGTCTTTGCCAACTTGTCAAGAGCTCTAGCTTGTCTGGGTTACTGCTTGGAAGCACTAGTATAGGACCT GATGGAATGTTAAAATTGATGCAGTCATTGTCCACAGAAAGTCAAGAACTGAAGCTTGACGTATCATCTTGTGGTTTGACACCTGACTGCATTGTCAGATTAAATGCAGAATTTTCTGTATTTAATAGCATAGTTGAGCTTGACCTTGGGGGTAATCAGCTCAAACAAGAG GGTGGCAGGGCATTGGCAGCAGCATTGAGTAATTCCAGGTGTTGTTTAAGAGTCTTGCTATTACAGAAATGTCAACTGGGGCTTTTTGGCATTCTTTTGATACTTAAGGGACTATCAGAGAACTATTATCTGGAAGAGCTTAACTTGGCCGACAATGCAAATCGAGAAGAAATTCATGTTTTGCCACATGATCCATGCTCTCTCAATAAATGCTCAAATGTCTTCCAAACAGATGCTAAACTTTTAGACAATCTGTCTGAGGCATCTGCAGCTAATGCTAAAGAAGGTTGTCGAGAAGAGTTATGTACAATTAATACAGATGATAATCTGCTCGAAGCTCCAGATAGTGAAGATGAGCAAGTCGAGGTGGATGCGATAGAGCGAGCTACGAATCAGAGTTGTAGCGGCACTTCCTTAAAGAACCATCGTGACATAGAATCTGAGTTCATTCAAGAACTTTCGGCTGCTATTCAAATGGCAAAGCATTTGCTACTGTTAGATCTTAGTAATAATGGGTTCACGAAAGAGCTAGCTGAAAGCTTTTATGCTGCGTGGGCATCTAGTTCGAGAAGTGGTTCATCTCAGGGGCACATTGAGGATAATACAATTCATTTGTCAGTGGAGGGACTAAAGTGTTGCCATCTGAAGCCTTGCTGCAGAAGAATTTAA
- the LOC104094961 gene encoding protein TONSOKU isoform X2 — protein sequence MGKNDTQNQLIVAKRAYKSAKEEGNHSEEAKWANVIGDILKNRGEYIEALRWLRIDYEISLKYLPEKQLLPSCQSLGEVYLRIQDYKHALTFQHHTYAKKKKQIASELCDKEKLSDSFLAIGESYQKLREFDKALKWYNKSLDTYRAIGNLEGQALAKINIGNVLDSNGNWGGALAAFEEGYRIAIQAKKPSIQLSALENMHYSQMIRFDNVEEARGLQSSIDKLKKSKVGDLEAQYIAGDCCSESETEVGDQSPITSYDSISPKTAKLGFKISKSHGSEDELNEDMPLISLVRPKRNLAKFKPAHVETTIASTELPNSSSPSMSRPAGSQAVGRKRVRLVLSDDEGDNEDVYSSSRIISTPLEGEMGHCSRRTSHKCSVENVATSDQFKDTNYQCSPHGLKDVSPVGSRCVVSACTPVNLEESTCSDKSRTPELGSRDDNDFTYSSTKTSAPKFSFGACGRKLDADVSGNDNISDLTLHACGEHCQHILFRIGNNLVHVKWDSGNAGTLLNLEQMKVEVACLYYLQLPAEERSKGLVPVIQHMMHDGRLIESLEAVSILNDNMAGKACIEVSIDAVWVPKHLMKLYIDCCEELSQPPLLKVLKMLYNQEVSEDEIVVSDCELQDISVAPLINALYVHKTFAVLDLSHNLLGNGTMEKLKRVFTSSGQNYGGLTLDLHCNRLGSTALFQICECHVLYARLEVLNISGNRLTDACASYLSAILQNCKALYSLNIEQCSITSRTIQKVADSLTSGSALTHLSLGRNHPIAANAVINLLVTLTNLKRFQELSLKGIKLSKPVIESLCQLVKSSSLSGLLLGSTSIGPDGMLKLMQSLSTESQELKLDVSSCGLTPDCIVRLNAEFSVFNSIVELDLGGNQLKQEGGRALAAALSNSRCCLRVLLLQKCQLGLFGILLILKGLSENYYLEELNLADNANREEIHVLPHDPCSLNKCSNVFQTDAKLLDNLSEASAANAKEGCREELCTINTDDNLLEAPDSEDEQVEVDAIERATNQSCSGTSLKNHRDIESEFIQELSAAIQMAKHLLLLDLSNNGFTKELAESFYAAWASSSRSGSSQGHIEDNTIHLSVEGLKCCHLKPCCRRI from the exons ATGGGAAAGAACGATACACAGAACCAGCTGATAGTAGCGAAGAGGGCATACAAGAGTGCGAAAGAAGAAGGGAACCATTCGGAGGAGGCGAAATGGGCAAATGTGATAGGCGATATCCTCAAGAACCGAGGAGAGTATATAGAGGCGCTTCGTTGGCTTCGAATCGACTATGAAATCTCCCTAAAGTATTTGCCCGAAAAGCAGCTTCTTCCGTCCTGTCAATCCCTCGGCGAAGTCTATCTCCGCATTCAAGACTACAAACATGCCCTCACTTTTCAG CATCATACATATGCCAAAAAGAAGAAGCAGATAGCAAGTGAGCTCTGTGACAAAGAGAAATTAAGCGACTCATTTCTAGCCATTGGAGAATCATACCAGAAGCTTAGGGAGTTTGACAAAGCTCTTAAATGGTACAACAAGAGCTTGGACACATACAGAGCAATTGGAAATTTGGAG GGACAAGCACTAGCAAAGATCAATATCGGAAACGTACTGGATTCTAATGGTAATTGGGGAGGTGCTTTGGCGGCTTTTGAAGAGGGTTACAG GATTGCTATTCAGGCAAAGAAGCCCTCGATTCAGTTGTCTGCTCTTGAAAATATGCACTATAGCCAGATGATCAGGTTTGATAATGTAGAAGAGGCCAG GGGGTTGCAATCGTCAATTGACAAATTGAAGAAGTCAAAAGTTGGAGATCTTGAAGCACAATATATTGCAGGGGACTGCTGTTCTGAAAGTGAAACAGAAGTTGGCGACCAATCACCAATCACGTCATATGATAGCATTTCACCAAAGACAGCTAAATTGGGTTTCAAGATATCAAAATCTCACGGCAGCGAAGATGAACTCAACGAGGATATGCCTTTGATATCGCTAGTCCGTCCCAAAAGAAATCTAGCTAAGTTCAAACCAGCTCATGTGGAAACAACTATTGCATCTACTGAGCTACCCAATTCTTCGTCCCCGAGCATGTCGAGACCTGCTGGTAGTCAAGCAGTTGGTCGTAAGCGTGTCCGTCTTGTTCTTTCTGATGATGAAGGTGACAATGAAGACGTATACAGCTCCAGCAGGATTATTTCTACTCCTCTTGAGGGTGAAATGGGTCATTGCTCAAGAAGAACCTCTCACAAGTGTTCTGTAGAAAATGTTGCTACTTCTGATCAGT TTAAAGACACAAACTATCAGTGCAGTCCTCATGGATTGAAG GATGTTTCACCAGTTGGATCACGATGTGTTGTCAGTGCTTGTACCCCTGTCAACCTTGAAGAAAGTACTTGCTCTGACAAATCTAGGACTCCTGAGTTAGGTTCACGGGATGACAATGATTTCACTTATTCAAGCACAAAAACCTCTGCTCCAAAGTTTAGCTTCGGAGCTTGTGGCAGAAAATTGGATGCAGATGTTTCTGGCAATGACAATATTTCCGATCTCACTCTGCATGCCTGTGGTGAACATTGT CAACATATTCTCTTCAGAATTGGCAACAATCTTGTACATGTAAAATGGGATTCAGGTAATGCTGGAACGTTGCTCAACTTAGAGCAAATGAAGGTTGAGGTTGCATGCTTGTACTATTTACAGCTCCCAGCTGAGGAGAGATCTAAAG GTCTAGTGCCAGTCATCCAACATATGATGCATGATGGAAGACTTATAGAATCACTGGAAGCAGTTAGTATCCTAAATGATAATATGGCTGGAAAGGCATGCATTGAAGTTTCAATTGATG CAGTATGGGTTCCAAAACATCTCATGAAACTGTATATTGATTGCTGCGAGGAGCTGTCTCAGCCACCACTCTTGAAGGTTCTTAAGATGCTGTACAATCAAGAG GTGTCGGAGGATGAAATCGTGGTGTCTGATTGCGAACTGCAAGATATATCAGTGGCACCATTAATCAATGCCCTATATGTACACAAAACTTTTGCTGTCTTGGACCTTTCTCACAATCTGTTAG GAAATGGAACGATGGAGAAGCTTAAGCGAGTATTCACCTCATCAGGGCAAAATTATGGTGGTTTAACCTTGGATTTGCACTGCAATCGACTTGGTTCCACTGCTTTATTCCAG ATTTGTGAATGCCATGTTCTATACGCCCGATTGGAAGTACTCAACATATCCGGGAACCGTCTAACTGATGCATGTGCATCATATCTTTCAGCTATCTTGCAGAATTGCAAAG CTCTTTATAGTTTAAACATTGAGCAATGTTCAATCACATCCAGAACAATTCAAAAGGTTGCTGACTCACTGACTTCTGGATCAGCGCTTACACATCTTTCTTTAG GACGCAACCACCCAATAGCTGCAAATGCCGTGATAAATCTTTTGGTTACACTTACCAACTTAAAGAG ATTTCAAGAGCTTAGTTTAAAGGGAATAAAGTTAAGCAAGCCCGTAATAGAGAGTCTTTGCCAACTTGTCAAGAGCTCTAGCTTGTCTGGGTTACTGCTTGGAAGCACTAGTATAGGACCT GATGGAATGTTAAAATTGATGCAGTCATTGTCCACAGAAAGTCAAGAACTGAAGCTTGACGTATCATCTTGTGGTTTGACACCTGACTGCATTGTCAGATTAAATGCAGAATTTTCTGTATTTAATAGCATAGTTGAGCTTGACCTTGGGGGTAATCAGCTCAAACAAGAG GGTGGCAGGGCATTGGCAGCAGCATTGAGTAATTCCAGGTGTTGTTTAAGAGTCTTGCTATTACAGAAATGTCAACTGGGGCTTTTTGGCATTCTTTTGATACTTAAGGGACTATCAGAGAACTATTATCTGGAAGAGCTTAACTTGGCCGACAATGCAAATCGAGAAGAAATTCATGTTTTGCCACATGATCCATGCTCTCTCAATAAATGCTCAAATGTCTTCCAAACAGATGCTAAACTTTTAGACAATCTGTCTGAGGCATCTGCAGCTAATGCTAAAGAAGGTTGTCGAGAAGAGTTATGTACAATTAATACAGATGATAATCTGCTCGAAGCTCCAGATAGTGAAGATGAGCAAGTCGAGGTGGATGCGATAGAGCGAGCTACGAATCAGAGTTGTAGCGGCACTTCCTTAAAGAACCATCGTGACATAGAATCTGAGTTCATTCAAGAACTTTCGGCTGCTATTCAAATGGCAAAGCATTTGCTACTGTTAGATCTTAGTAATAATGGGTTCACGAAAGAGCTAGCTGAAAGCTTTTATGCTGCGTGGGCATCTAGTTCGAGAAGTGGTTCATCTCAGGGGCACATTGAGGATAATACAATTCATTTGTCAGTGGAGGGACTAAAGTGTTGCCATCTGAAGCCTTGCTGCAGAAGAATTTAA